Proteins co-encoded in one Methylobacterium sp. WL1 genomic window:
- the hrcA gene encoding heat-inducible transcriptional repressor HrcA encodes MQALAALNERAREIFRQIVESYLTTGEPVGSRNLARILPMALSPASIRNVMADLEHSGLIFAPHTSAGRLPTELGLRFFVDAMLELGDVGQEEQTRIEAEMRAAASGHTFDSALAAASTMLSGISRGAGVVLTTKANVHLKHIEFVRLDPARALVVLVSDDGSVENRLVDLPPGLPAGALQEATNFLNARLQGRTLGTLRAEIEAGRKAMKRELDALTERLVDAGLATPVGPSEARQLIVRGQANLLDDLRAVEDLERIRLLFNDLETQKDVIDLLARAEGGEGVRIFIGSENKLFSLSGSSLIAAPFRDGSQKIVGVVGVIGPTRLNYARIVPMVDYTARVVSKLLDGSR; translated from the coding sequence ATGCAGGCGCTCGCCGCCCTCAACGAGCGCGCCCGCGAGATCTTCCGGCAGATCGTCGAGAGCTATCTCACGACCGGCGAGCCGGTGGGGTCGCGCAACCTGGCGCGCATCCTCCCGATGGCGCTGTCGCCGGCCTCGATCCGCAACGTCATGGCGGACCTGGAGCATTCCGGCCTGATCTTCGCGCCGCACACCTCGGCCGGCCGGCTGCCGACCGAGCTCGGGCTGCGGTTCTTCGTGGATGCCATGCTCGAACTCGGCGATGTCGGCCAGGAGGAGCAGACCCGGATCGAGGCGGAGATGCGCGCCGCCGCCTCTGGCCACACCTTCGATTCGGCGCTGGCCGCAGCCTCGACCATGCTGTCGGGCATCTCGCGCGGCGCTGGCGTGGTTCTGACCACGAAGGCGAACGTCCACCTCAAGCACATCGAGTTCGTCCGCCTCGATCCGGCCCGCGCCCTCGTGGTGCTGGTCTCCGACGACGGCTCGGTGGAGAACCGGCTGGTCGACCTGCCGCCGGGTCTGCCAGCCGGCGCGCTCCAGGAGGCCACGAACTTCCTCAATGCCCGGCTGCAGGGCCGCACCCTCGGCACGCTGCGCGCCGAGATCGAGGCTGGCCGCAAGGCGATGAAGCGCGAGTTGGACGCGCTGACCGAGCGCTTGGTCGATGCAGGCCTCGCGACGCCGGTGGGCCCGAGCGAAGCCCGGCAACTGATCGTGCGCGGTCAAGCGAACCTGCTCGACGACCTGCGCGCCGTCGAGGACCTTGAGCGCATCCGCCTGCTGTTCAACGATCTCGAGACCCAGAAGGACGTCATCGACCTCCTGGCCCGCGCCGAGGGCGGCGAGGGCGTGCGGATCTTCATCGGCTCGGAGAACAAGCTGTTCTCGCTCTCGGGCTCGTCGCTGATCGCCGCGCCGTTCCGCGACGGGTCGCAGAAGATCGTCGGCGTCGTCGGCGTGATCGGGCCCACGCGGCTGAACTACGCCCGTATCGTCCCGATGGTCGATTACACCGCCCGGGTGGTATCGAAGCTGCTCGACGGCAGCCGCTGA
- a CDS encoding alpha/beta hydrolase, which yields MLKIAVTGALALLCFGAAQGARSEEAGPFKPTRPAGYFFVGGRYETANNRTTAHGQMFVAYRAPERVTQPYPVVMVHGTAQTGTNFLGTPDGRSGWADRFAAKGFAVYVVDQVGRGRSGGDAETYGPYARLPAEDLETVFTGQERSGLYPQAKLHTQWPGGPGLRGNAAFDAFYRSQVPYIASALKSEELVDPALIALLEKIGPAIVLTHSQAGVFGWAVADQRPDLVKAHVAVEPNGPTFFDVRFKGGTDWYERVGDARARPYGITRVPLHFEPPVSGPTDLTVVQAERAAGPDKIRCWLQAEPARALPNLAKVPAVIVTAEASFRATMDDCTAAFLTQAGAKPDRLALAEHGIHGNGHMMMLESNSDQVADAIVGWIEGRIGDGDPRP from the coding sequence ATGCTGAAAATCGCCGTCACGGGCGCCCTGGCTCTGCTCTGTTTCGGGGCCGCTCAGGGCGCTCGGTCCGAGGAAGCCGGGCCCTTCAAGCCGACCCGACCCGCCGGCTACTTCTTCGTCGGTGGCCGCTACGAGACCGCGAACAACCGGACGACCGCCCACGGGCAGATGTTCGTCGCGTATCGCGCACCGGAGCGGGTCACGCAGCCCTATCCGGTGGTGATGGTTCACGGCACGGCGCAGACCGGGACCAACTTCCTCGGGACGCCCGACGGACGGTCCGGCTGGGCCGACCGCTTCGCCGCCAAGGGGTTTGCGGTCTACGTTGTCGATCAGGTCGGGCGGGGACGCTCGGGCGGCGATGCGGAGACGTACGGACCCTACGCCCGTCTGCCCGCCGAGGACCTCGAGACCGTGTTCACCGGCCAGGAACGCTCCGGGCTCTACCCGCAGGCGAAGCTGCATACCCAATGGCCGGGCGGGCCGGGCCTGCGCGGCAACGCGGCTTTCGATGCGTTCTACCGCTCTCAGGTGCCCTACATCGCGAGCGCCCTGAAGAGCGAGGAACTGGTCGATCCGGCGCTGATCGCGCTCCTCGAAAAGATCGGGCCGGCTATCGTGCTGACCCATTCGCAGGCCGGCGTTTTCGGCTGGGCGGTCGCCGACCAGCGGCCCGACCTCGTCAAGGCCCATGTCGCCGTCGAGCCGAACGGACCGACCTTCTTCGACGTCCGGTTCAAAGGCGGCACCGACTGGTACGAGCGGGTCGGGGACGCCCGGGCCCGCCCCTACGGCATCACCCGCGTGCCGCTGCATTTCGAGCCGCCGGTGAGTGGCCCGACGGACCTGACCGTGGTCCAGGCCGAGCGCGCGGCCGGGCCGGACAAGATCCGCTGCTGGTTGCAGGCGGAGCCCGCCCGCGCCCTGCCGAACCTCGCCAAGGTGCCCGCGGTAATCGTCACCGCGGAGGCCTCGTTCCGGGCGACCATGGACGATTGCACGGCGGCCTTCCTCACGCAGGCGGGCGCCAAGCCGGACCGGCTGGCGCTGGCCGAGCACGGGATCCACGGCAACGGCCACATGATGATGCTGGAATCGAACAGCGATCAGGTGGCGGACGCGATCGTCGGGTGGATCGAGGGCCGGATCGGCGACGGCGATCCCCGGCCTTAA
- a CDS encoding phosphoribosylaminoimidazolesuccinocarboxamide synthase, whose protein sequence is MNTADLAPHAHQVLREATLPELPNHYRGKVRDNYDLPDGRRILITSDRISAFDRALAAIPFKGQVLTQTARYWFERTADLCPNHVLAYPDPNVVVGRRLEILPVEVVVRGYLAGTTSTSVLTRYRAGEREMYGHRFQDGMRPNERLGKPIITPTTKAFDGGHDEPLTEAEILERNLLTPEQWRTVSEAALALFARGQELAAERGLILADTKYEFGTDPEGRIVLADEIHTPDSSRYWFAQSYPERFEAGTAPESFDKDFVRNWVVARCDPYQDPIPEIPAEIVLETAAVYIRAYETITGARFTLPESDDVPLDRVRRNIAAYLAAEPVV, encoded by the coding sequence ATGAACACGGCAGATCTCGCCCCGCATGCCCACCAGGTCCTGCGCGAGGCGACGCTGCCCGAATTGCCGAACCATTACCGCGGCAAGGTGCGGGACAATTACGACCTCCCTGACGGACGGCGCATCCTGATCACCTCGGACCGGATCAGCGCTTTCGACCGGGCGCTCGCCGCGATCCCGTTCAAGGGTCAGGTGCTGACCCAGACCGCGCGCTACTGGTTCGAGCGCACGGCCGACCTCTGCCCGAACCACGTCCTGGCCTACCCGGACCCGAACGTCGTGGTCGGCCGCCGCCTGGAGATCCTGCCGGTCGAGGTGGTGGTGCGCGGCTATCTCGCGGGCACGACCTCGACCTCTGTGCTCACGCGTTACAGGGCCGGCGAGCGGGAGATGTACGGGCATCGCTTCCAGGACGGCATGCGGCCGAACGAGCGCCTGGGGAAGCCCATTATCACGCCGACCACCAAGGCGTTCGACGGGGGCCACGACGAGCCGCTGACGGAAGCCGAGATCCTGGAGCGCAACCTGCTCACCCCGGAGCAATGGCGGACCGTCTCCGAAGCGGCCCTGGCGCTGTTCGCCCGCGGCCAGGAACTGGCGGCCGAGCGCGGGCTGATCCTGGCCGACACGAAGTACGAGTTCGGCACCGATCCGGAGGGGCGCATCGTGCTCGCCGACGAGATCCACACCCCGGACAGCAGCCGCTACTGGTTCGCGCAGAGCTACCCCGAGCGCTTCGAAGCGGGGACCGCCCCGGAGAGCTTCGACAAGGATTTCGTGCGCAACTGGGTCGTGGCCCGATGCGACCCGTATCAGGACCCGATCCCCGAGATCCCGGCCGAGATCGTGCTGGAAACCGCTGCGGTCTACATCCGGGCCTACGAGACGATCACCGGCGCGCGCTTTACGCTCCCCGAGTCGGACGACGTGCCGCTCGACCGCGTCCGGCGCAACATCGCCGCCTATCTCGCAGCCGAGCCGGTCGTCTGA
- a CDS encoding DUF2312 domain-containing protein, producing the protein MTDMTDTVGVAGDRIRSIIERVERLEEEIKDLMEAKKEIFAEAKGEGLDVKILKEILKIRKQDKDERDEHETLLDVYLRAMDAPAPAPIKAAA; encoded by the coding sequence ATGACCGACATGACCGACACCGTGGGCGTCGCGGGCGACCGCATCCGCTCGATCATCGAGCGCGTGGAACGGCTGGAGGAGGAGATCAAGGACTTGATGGAGGCGAAGAAGGAGATCTTCGCCGAGGCCAAGGGCGAAGGCCTGGACGTTAAGATCCTCAAGGAGATCCTGAAGATCCGCAAGCAGGACAAGGACGAGCGCGACGAGCACGAGACGCTGCTCGACGTCTACCTGCGCGCCATGGACGCGCCGGCCCCGGCCCCGATCAAGGCGGCCGCCTGA
- a CDS encoding DUF1236 domain-containing protein: MARIFRDTVAAAILIAGAATAFAQGGPGGPGGTPDAAERGGRDGGPVEQRGGRDETGPGQRGDRGGRDETGPNQRGDRGAAGERGDRGVRDGVRGGRGGGSARGAVGRLDTRQRTEFRGSITRLGVSPLRDVAFGLAVGTAIPRSVRLHRLPPAIIEIVPEYEGYDFILVRDDIVIIDPDTYEIVDVIPA, from the coding sequence ATGGCGCGGATCTTCAGGGACACGGTGGCGGCCGCCATCCTCATCGCCGGCGCGGCGACGGCGTTTGCGCAGGGAGGCCCCGGCGGCCCGGGCGGCACTCCCGACGCTGCAGAAAGGGGTGGCCGCGACGGCGGCCCGGTCGAACAGCGCGGCGGTCGTGACGAGACCGGCCCAGGCCAGCGCGGTGACCGCGGCGGCCGCGATGAGACAGGCCCCAACCAGCGCGGCGATCGAGGGGCTGCAGGTGAGCGCGGCGATCGTGGCGTGCGCGACGGCGTGCGGGGCGGTCGCGGCGGCGGTTCGGCCCGCGGTGCGGTCGGCCGTCTCGACACCCGTCAGCGCACCGAGTTCCGCGGCTCGATCACCCGGCTCGGTGTCTCGCCGCTGCGGGACGTCGCGTTCGGCCTCGCGGTCGGAACCGCGATCCCGCGCTCCGTCAGGCTCCACCGGCTTCCGCCCGCGATCATCGAGATCGTGCCGGAATACGAGGGATATGACTTCATCCTGGTGCGCGACGACATCGTGATCATCGATCCCGATACTTATGAGATCGTCGACGTGATCCCTGCATGA
- a CDS encoding MFS family transporter, giving the protein MSALRDDTIGIAPSAADDAADRKRRIWAIVGSSSGNLVEWYDFYCYAFFALYFAPAFFPKGDSTSQLLQTAGIFAVGFFMRPVGGWLFGRIADRVGRRTSMVVSVLMMCFGSLLIGILPTYEHVGTLAPVLLLLARMLQGLSVGGEYGTSATYMSEVAIKGKRGFFASFQYVTLIGGQLLASLVLVLLQTVMTAPELTAWGWRIPFFIGAGLAVVALYLRRSLAETKEAGDKETAGTFAELFKHWRAFCVVLAYTAGGSLSFYTFTTYMQKYLVNTAGMPKTSASQVMTCVLFVYMAIQPLFGALSDRIGRKANMLLYSGLGTLMVVPLMTALGTNKDPYLAFALITLGLSVVSFYTGISGIVKAELFPTNVRALGVGLSYALANAMFGGTAEFVALWFKDAGMESTFFWYVTVLMAVAFVGSLIMPNPKVHGYLDGAGTVEEALGKKRRFAHA; this is encoded by the coding sequence ATGTCCGCCCTGAGGGACGATACGATCGGTATCGCACCGAGTGCCGCCGACGACGCCGCCGACCGCAAGCGTCGGATCTGGGCGATCGTCGGTTCGTCCTCAGGTAATCTGGTCGAGTGGTACGACTTCTATTGCTACGCGTTCTTCGCGCTCTACTTCGCGCCGGCTTTCTTCCCCAAGGGCGATTCGACAAGCCAGCTCCTCCAGACCGCCGGCATTTTCGCGGTGGGCTTCTTCATGCGCCCCGTGGGCGGCTGGCTGTTCGGGCGCATCGCCGACCGGGTCGGGCGGCGGACCTCGATGGTCGTCTCGGTGCTGATGATGTGCTTCGGCTCGCTGCTGATCGGCATATTGCCGACCTACGAACATGTCGGCACGCTGGCCCCCGTCCTGCTGCTGCTTGCACGCATGCTTCAGGGCCTGTCGGTGGGCGGCGAATACGGCACCTCGGCGACCTACATGAGCGAGGTCGCGATCAAGGGGAAGCGCGGGTTCTTCGCCTCGTTCCAGTACGTCACGCTGATCGGCGGCCAGCTGCTCGCGTCGCTGGTCTTGGTGCTGCTCCAGACGGTGATGACCGCCCCGGAGCTGACCGCCTGGGGCTGGCGCATCCCGTTCTTCATCGGCGCCGGGTTGGCCGTGGTGGCGCTGTACCTCCGCCGCTCGCTCGCCGAGACCAAGGAAGCCGGCGACAAGGAGACCGCCGGTACCTTCGCCGAGCTGTTCAAGCACTGGCGGGCGTTCTGCGTCGTCCTGGCCTACACGGCCGGCGGCTCCCTGAGCTTCTACACGTTCACCACTTACATGCAGAAGTACCTGGTCAACACCGCCGGCATGCCGAAGACCTCCGCGTCGCAGGTGATGACCTGCGTGCTGTTCGTGTACATGGCGATCCAGCCGCTGTTCGGCGCGTTGTCCGACAGGATCGGTCGCAAGGCGAACATGCTGCTCTATAGCGGCCTCGGCACGCTCATGGTGGTGCCGCTGATGACCGCTCTCGGGACCAACAAGGATCCCTACCTGGCCTTCGCCCTGATCACCCTCGGCCTGTCGGTGGTGTCGTTCTACACCGGCATCAGCGGCATCGTGAAAGCCGAGCTGTTCCCCACTAACGTGCGCGCCCTTGGCGTCGGCCTGTCCTACGCGCTGGCCAACGCCATGTTCGGCGGCACCGCCGAGTTCGTCGCCCTGTGGTTCAAGGACGCCGGCATGGAGAGCACGTTCTTCTGGTACGTGACCGTGCTGATGGCGGTGGCGTTCGTGGGTTCGCTGATCATGCCGAACCCCAAGGTGCACGGCTATCTCGACGGTGCCGGCACCGTGGAAGAGGCGCTCGGCAAGAAGCGCCGGTTCGCCCACGCCTGA
- a CDS encoding methyl-accepting chemotaxis protein, whose product MLLILSVVCAAFGASSAYLYATQSSALRANLNANMASLSVASARSVGNWLRGKLDVTQLMAQQIALAGIGPEANDVLGLPMARNLFFSAYIGRPDGFYTMVPKSELPSGYDPRERPWYKDALAAGQAVLTEPYIDAGTNAVTITAAGPVFGKNRAVLGVIGGDFDSAALTRMIAEVGAGGKSYAYLVSRGGTVLAHPRAELIGKPLSDLIAGPPPKIGGDLAATQEGGRPTFTAFARVPNLPPSLEWYIALSVDSAEALASTTLLAKELAVATLLVLLVLGLVVGRLMTLTVSRPLNRLVGVLQRMSQGALDTEIAEARRGDEIGLVGQAVEGIKALVAQRARDQAEAKRGADEAAESERRRAMNALADGFEQAVGAIVGMVSSSATELEATAQTLTASATQAAAQSTSVAAAAEEAATNVRTVAAAAEQLGTSVREIAGQVEGSTTLAQAAVGEADQTGHLVQDLAQAVSKIGDAVGLISSIAAQTNLLALNATIEAARAGEAGRGFAVVASEVKELAAQTGRVTEEITGLIGRIQGSTDHATQAIGGIMTRIRDINRVTGAVAAAVEQQGTATQEIVRNVSQAASGTDEVTTNITGVAAASEQTGTAAHQVLDAASALSRQSAQLSREVADFLHTVRAA is encoded by the coding sequence ATGCTCCTGATCCTGAGCGTGGTCTGTGCCGCCTTCGGCGCAAGTTCTGCCTATCTCTACGCCACGCAATCCTCCGCCCTACGGGCTAACCTCAACGCAAACATGGCGAGCCTGAGCGTCGCATCGGCGCGGAGTGTCGGAAACTGGTTGCGCGGCAAGCTCGACGTGACACAGCTCATGGCGCAGCAGATCGCGCTTGCCGGAATCGGGCCGGAGGCGAACGACGTCCTCGGTCTGCCGATGGCGCGCAACCTCTTCTTCAGTGCGTATATCGGCCGTCCGGACGGCTTTTACACAATGGTGCCCAAGTCCGAGCTGCCCTCCGGCTACGACCCGCGTGAGCGTCCCTGGTACAAGGATGCCTTGGCGGCGGGGCAAGCTGTCTTGACCGAGCCCTATATCGACGCCGGAACCAACGCCGTCACGATAACTGCGGCGGGGCCTGTCTTCGGCAAGAACCGGGCGGTCCTCGGCGTGATCGGAGGCGACTTCGACAGCGCCGCCCTGACCCGGATGATCGCCGAGGTCGGCGCGGGCGGCAAAAGCTACGCCTATTTGGTGTCGCGCGGTGGAACGGTGCTGGCCCATCCGCGCGCGGAGCTGATCGGCAAACCGCTGTCGGACTTGATCGCGGGGCCGCCGCCGAAGATCGGCGGCGACCTTGCCGCGACCCAGGAGGGCGGCCGGCCGACCTTCACCGCCTTCGCCCGCGTCCCGAACCTGCCGCCATCGCTCGAGTGGTACATCGCGCTCTCGGTCGACAGCGCCGAGGCGCTGGCTTCGACCACGCTGTTGGCGAAGGAGCTGGCGGTGGCCACCCTTCTGGTCCTGCTCGTGCTCGGCCTCGTCGTCGGCCGGCTGATGACGCTCACCGTCTCGCGTCCGCTCAATCGCTTGGTTGGCGTCCTGCAGCGCATGAGCCAGGGCGCGCTCGATACCGAGATCGCCGAGGCTCGGCGCGGCGACGAGATCGGCCTGGTCGGCCAAGCGGTCGAGGGCATCAAGGCGCTGGTGGCGCAGCGGGCGCGCGACCAGGCCGAGGCGAAGCGCGGGGCGGACGAGGCCGCCGAATCCGAGCGCAGGCGCGCGATGAATGCGCTGGCCGATGGCTTCGAGCAGGCCGTCGGGGCGATCGTCGGCATGGTCTCGTCCTCGGCCACCGAGCTTGAGGCCACGGCCCAGACCCTGACGGCGAGCGCGACCCAGGCTGCGGCGCAATCGACCAGCGTCGCGGCCGCCGCCGAGGAGGCGGCCACCAACGTCCGCACGGTCGCGGCCGCAGCGGAGCAACTCGGCACCAGCGTCCGGGAGATTGCCGGGCAGGTGGAGGGCTCGACCACCCTGGCGCAAGCGGCGGTCGGCGAGGCGGACCAGACCGGCCATCTGGTGCAGGACCTGGCCCAGGCGGTCTCGAAGATCGGCGACGCGGTCGGGCTGATCTCCAGCATCGCGGCCCAGACCAATCTCCTCGCCCTGAACGCGACGATCGAGGCCGCGCGCGCGGGCGAGGCCGGACGGGGCTTCGCCGTCGTTGCGTCCGAGGTGAAGGAACTGGCTGCCCAGACCGGACGCGTCACCGAAGAGATCACCGGCCTGATCGGTCGGATCCAAGGATCGACCGACCACGCCACGCAGGCGATCGGCGGGATCATGACGCGCATCCGCGACATCAACCGCGTCACAGGCGCGGTAGCGGCCGCGGTGGAGCAGCAGGGCACGGCGACCCAGGAGATCGTGCGCAACGTCAGCCAGGCGGCGAGCGGGACAGACGAGGTCACCACGAACATCACCGGCGTCGCCGCGGCCTCGGAGCAGACCGGCACGGCCGCCCATCAGGTGCTCGACGCGGCCTCCGCGCTCTCGCGGCAATCGGCGCAGCTGTCTCGCGAGGTTGCAGACTTCCTGCACACCGTCCGGGCCGCTTGA